One part of the Neoarius graeffei isolate fNeoGra1 chromosome 2, fNeoGra1.pri, whole genome shotgun sequence genome encodes these proteins:
- the LOC132870765 gene encoding uncharacterized protein LOC132870765 — translation MSSTAVLESTQVNCWPWSTCTARLAYHLLQRSTTEDQLVEDIDDEDIEDEGFEEETEDITVPVLTDDDHDIERRPSTTRRRAPSPPPLPELPSTSTGGGQCPVAAAAVPSTSGQGLHPAATAAATSGAQGVVVGPDGIPGWDKVQELAAYLVDLRDAAYLTEPRLRFQQRLKGQEMSTLTQGLTPAPQIPVAPAQLPQPQEKLIVPPASSGQRHEFVFPPNLEGRAPLLRQDRPIAPTPPPVFPLPATLGTSALPVPTPFTLVQLPAMTVPAPPVPFLQLPATTLAASTPGAAPSVPAPPPPAGPPPPPAGPPPPVSRYTERNRRRRATEEASGSAEKRKYVRGATYNMCSQCGKPKTKEYGHSRFGSATFCSQASGGKSVEEWLEEQRAQK, via the exons ATGAGCAGTACCGCAGTCCTGGAGTCTACACAG GTGAATTGTTGGCCATGGAGTACCTGTACAGCCAGACTGGCATATCACTTACTCCAACGCTCCACAACCGAGGACCAGCTGGTGGAGGACATTGATGATGAGGACATTGAGGATGAAGGCTTTGAGGAGGAGACAGAGGACATCACAGTTCCTGTGCTGACTGACGATGACCATGACATTGAAAGGAGGCCCTCAACCACAAGGCGTCGGGCACCTTCACCACCACCTCTACCAGAACTGCCGTCCACGTCCACGGGTGGAGGTCAGTGTCCAGTTGCTGCTGCCGCCGTTCCGTCCACGTCGGGTCAAGGACTGCACCCTgctgctactgctgctgccaCTTCAGGGGCTCAG ggcGTCGTCGTTGGACCGGATGGCATTCCTGGGTGGGACAAAGTGCAAGAGCTGGCTGCTTACCTGGTGGACCTGCGAGATGCCGCCTACCTCACTGAGCCAAGGCTAAG GTTTCAACAGCGGCTGAAAGGTCAGGAGATGAGTACACTCACTCAGGGACTGACTCCAGCACCCCAAATTCCCGTCGCCCCTGCCCAGCTTCCGCAGCCGCAGGAAAAACTGATCGTCCCTCCTGCATCATCTGGGCAACGACATGAATTTGTGTTCCCCCCGAATCTGGAGGGCCGGGCTCCTCTGCTACGCCAAGACCGTCCAATTGCCCCCACCCCACCACCTGTTTTTCCTCTCCCTGCAACATTAGGCACCAGTGCACTGCCAGTGCCAACTCCCTTCACATTGGTACAGCTCCCAGCAATGACTGTTCCTGCACCACCTGTTCCCTTTCTCCAGCTCCCAGCCACGACTTTGGCTGCCTCAACACCTGGTGCAGCCCCATCTGTACCTGCGCCACCTCCGCCCGCTGGCCCGCCGCCTCCTCCCGCTGGCCCACCACCTCCTGTTTCACGGTACACAGAGAGGAACAGGCGTCGGCGAGCCACTGAAGAGGCCAGTGGTAGTGCGGAGAAAAGAAAATATGTAAGGGGTGCGACATATAACATGTGTAGCCAATGTGGCAAACCCAAGACTAAAGAGTATGGGCATAGTCGCTTTGGGAGCGCGACTTTCTGTTCCCAGGCCTCAGGTGGCAAGTCTGTTGAAGAGTGGTTGGAAGAACAGAGAGCTCAAAAGTAG